The following is a genomic window from Bactrocera tryoni isolate S06 chromosome 2, CSIRO_BtryS06_freeze2, whole genome shotgun sequence.
CTAAATACCGCTTCGAGCCATGTTGCGCTGAGTGTACAAGtgtctatatgtatgtgatcAGTGTTATCGTCACATTTGCGATTGCAATTATCATTCGGATAACGCAAATAACATGTACTACAACGAAGGGAGTTGGTACACGGCTTAGATGATGAATGAAAATAACGCCAATAAAAAGTGGTAACACATTCAGTGCAACAAAAGCATTTAAtgcgttgtttttgtagtttgtgttgttgtagAAACAACATTGTTCGTTATTAGCAGCGTTTCGTTAGTTGATCATGTTCGTGTTGCACGTACGACTGCGCTTCAAAGTTAAATGCGCCGACCTATAATTTTCTCGGCCAACCTAAAATGCTGACGGCCGCCGCTTAATTGTGTTGTTGTACTCGCCTGCGTGTaccgcatataagtatgtaggaGCATACTACTGTGCGAAGCGTTTACGCTGctttattgctgctgttgctaaTTTGCCAAAGCCGAACACTGTCGGCATTTGTGTGCTGTGCCCTGCTCTTGCGACGAAAGTGTCGAGTAATAAAAAATCTCTCCTGCCACTTGCAACACGGCTTGCCTTTCGAAATTCCTACCGACTTTTTGCTGCTTGCCACACCGCAAGCATTCCGAACTTTATTATCTCTCAATTTTTTCATATCCGAATTTGGCAAATTTTCGGGCCAAACACTTTTCAGCTTTTATGATATGCGAGATATTTCTTAACACTTCATTCGCCGTCACACGCATGCCGCATGAAAGCTGTGGCGAGGCGGTCGGCAGCGAGGGCCCGCACGCAACATGCGATGCAAGTGATCTGCGTAATTGTtgctgaaaatttatttattgctaaatTGGCTTTTGTGGCTTTTTGTGGCTCTTTGTCTCGCTAGCCTTGCCTTTGGCAGAGTGGCTGAGGTGAGACAAGAATGTGAACGTGTTTTGACAAGCGTCGAATGCAATTAATCATTTTCACTACCGAATGTTCGAGCAGACATGCGAAGAAAGCGGAGAGTGATGCGTGTGGACCCTAAATAGCCAATGGCAACGAGAATTTCGGTATGGAGCGATAGCTGATGAATAGTCAATTGCAAACTCGAAAGTTTATAAGAAGCACTGCCTGTGCTGCGTTAAGCTTATAACTTGCaagtgggtgtatgtgtgtgtgttacctACCGATCAAAGTCTGTCAGACGCGAGGAGTCACGAAATCCTTTTGCGAAGGGGTTTGAATCGATTTTCAACTTTGTGATTAATTGATTTTGGTAAGCCGTAACCGCCGTGAATACCGTCTCTGGAAAAACGAAAGTTTTGTGGTCCAGCTCCTGCAGGTCCTTCGGGTTGGTGGGTATATTCTGTCCATGAGCGAGCCGCACTAGATGTATGCGCGGCTGATAACGGTGCATGGAGTTCAGTACGATCTGTAAAATGGTTTGGAAGAAGCAgaaacacaaatgaaaaaactttagatttatttgagtttttagtGCGTTTGCTGTGGCTGAGTTGGGCACTAGTGCGAGTCTTTTCTCTGAATTTTATAAATCTCTTGCTTTTACACAATTTAAATTGACTAACCTGCCcatttttgtccatttcattatTTGTCAGCTTCACTTTCTCGAAGGAGACCACCTGCTTTCTCAGCGCCTCCACGCTTATGGGACAATCGGGATGTGGATAAAGCCGCGCTGGCGGCGGTGGATCCGCTTTGCCCGCGACCAGCCACGATGAGCGGTGATAAGCATATCGATAGCGTCGTGAATCCATCGGCACGACATCCAACACGACAGCATAACGGTCGGGTGGTTGTATCTGTCGCAGTGGTCCTGAAAAGCTAACGCGCACGGTGGGGAACATGCGTCTGTggtgaaaagaaataaaacgaaaGCGATAATTTGAGTTTCAGAACTTTAAAATATGGATATACGAGTACaacgtataaaatatatgtacatatatgtatgtgcgataCTCTCGGATCATTTTTGTTTGTGCTTAATTctgttttaattcaaaaaaatgccCGAAACTTCCATATCGAACTGCTTTAAGATTGAAGATATGATTTCCAATTTAATTTCACTCAACTTGGAAATCCGTAAATGAGTAGGTCCTTTAGATAGATTTTTCACAGATTTTCGAACGTTTGGAGCCACTCTTTCGGTGTTCACAAGCCTCACGCCCGCTGAAAACAGTTCATTATCCTACTAAGTAGCCGATTAGTATGGCATAGAAAGCGTACTTAGCTTTTGTAGTTAGTATAATGGAAATTCGTAGAAAATTAAGAAGTAATGTAAATGagtgtttacatatgtacgtatgtatgtgctacTTAATGTGAAGTTGCCGAAATGCCATAATTTTAATGGAGTCGTTTTGTATATGCGGCTAATAAGCTGTGAACATGCAAAATGTGCCGATAAAGTTGACGTTGTGGCAAGTTGTTAAGTAAATCATAACTGATTGGCCAATAAAACAGTGGGAGGCAGAAATTAGGTAGGCGAATGAGGCCGTCGCGGAGCCCAGTTAGTGTTGGAATATTAGTCAATTATGTGAAAGCCAAGCAAGTATGATTACAGAGAGCTTAAACGTTGCATTCATGAAAATGCTGGTTCCTTTCGGTGGTGTCTCTAAGAGAAGAGTGtgaatttctttctttatttcaataattttctttaaaagcgAACAGTagatttttaaaagttatattagttttaagtgaatTCAACACTAAAGATTAAGTTACTTACACTGAACCCTATTGACTGCAATTTACCCAAAACAATGCGAAACAATTAGGCTTGCAACATTTGTCACAAATTAGCATATCAGACGGACATATCAAgggctaataaaaatttaatgcgcTCAGATCCTCAAAAACCAGAAGTGCCGCCAACACAACGCTCATATAAAGGAATACGCatgcttacacatacatacatacaaacattgcTGGGCGAAGACTTGGAGGAAAGTGAAATTGCtacaaaaaatactaattttcatagcttaattaatatttcattgtGAAGAATTCATTCGACGGCGTCAAACGGCAGCTGAACTAATTCAAAGGACATTTATCatcgcaacagcaacaacaaacacgccCTCGATGATGCGCCTTTTTAAAAGAGGCAAGAAGGCAGACAAAGAAGGAATGTGGTGTCGAGCAGAATGATCCTACCTGAGCTAAGCAGCAGACAAAGCGCAGTGTAACGGATAGCGGACAGAGAACACGCAATAAAATTGTACTTTTGACCGTATTGAGTTGACCTGGCGGGGGGAGCGGTACAAGAACaacatacaagtaataaatagCGATAAAACGAGAACGAAGCGAATCGTCTGCAACTGACCGCGTTCGTGAATGCAGGGGACCTTTCCTGCATGTTGGTCAAAGAGTATATAGaactttcatatatgtatatgtatatacatatgtacatacatatgtatatatgttgcaTATGCAGCACATCTCGATGTTGTTTTTGGGTTTTCGGTAAGaattatgaaattaataaaataataataaaggcaGCAAATGTTCAAAGGCATGTTTCTGCTATCTGCGCTGccagtgttattgttgttggcgagGTAATAAACAGCAATGCGCACACCTCTTATCGAGTCCAGCGATAAGGATCGCGTGTGACCGCTAAGCAATCGGACCGTAAGCGCGGCATTAGAGGCGCGTTTATTGTCTGTGCATGTTAAGTGTGGCACGTTGCAGGTTGCAACAGCAGATATGCCTCAAAGTCGCAGAcgcgccaacacacacacacacgcgaaAACGTATTGCAGGAACTTGAAGCCTAGAAGCATTTTCGTAAGTGCACGACAGTAGACTTGGCGGCGAGGGGTCGGGCGACAGCGGCAAAGCTgcggaaaatttaaatttatgtgttGAGTTGTCATAAAAAGCGggaaaatttgcatatttagttttattgcatttgtcGGCGATGGATTAACGAGCGCCGGAGTCGAGGTGTTGATAATGAAATGGCCGAGCGTAACAACCGCGAGAGCTGACCTCGAGAATTTCGGGATTCCCACCAGTCTGTGCGCTTAGAAGAGGAGATGAGCAATAAAGGATGATTAAAATTATGCGAAAATTCCGCTTTTATAACTGTGAATGAGCGGAGGGGAGGGTGAACATATTTCGTTTACTgctttctaataaaataaataaggaagCGCAGCCAACAAGGTGCAAATGCCAgcgaaatcaataaaaataataaagcaaatagCAAAAGTGTATTTATGGTGGCCGCGTGATAATTGATGTCATTGCGAATCATCAgcgaaaataacaaataaaggCGTGTTGAACAACCTCATTCGCTTTACGGAATAATTAAAAACCTCggttgtttattttctatgtCACTTGTAGCATGAATTTATGATGTCCACCCACAGCCATCAGCCATCTGCCACACGCACCGATAGGCAACAGTCAACAAGCACCGCCAAGCACTGCGGTTCGCGACGGCCGGGCCGAGCGCGTTTGTGTAAGAATTTGTTTCCCTTTCAGCGCGGCAACTGAGGTGGCACGACGCGGTAGACCGCATGCGGCATGCTACAATTAGCACTATTGTAGTgcacatttattaaaatataacagAATCGTAAGAAAAAAGTGCTCTCAAGCAGCAGCGCAAACCTGCGAACGCTTATCGCAGCGCTCATATCtttaacgacaacaacaacaacagcaaatccGCTGCCTACACACAGCCACACAGccgcgcacatacatacattatattatatgtcCACCGCTAATGAACTCCAACAATGCGAGGCGCTGCGCCGCGTTTCGTGCACAATCGCATAACTCATTTCggtacataatttttgaaatgtcaAAAACACTTCACGAAAAAATATCGTGTTGAGTTATAAGGCCTTGACAAGCAAGCCAACTAGTCAGCGCTGGGAAAAGCCAACGCGAAACACAGCAGAAGTGGCTAAAAAGTGAGCGGTGCGTGTTGCAAGCGCAGCGAAGTTTTGCGAGTTTTGTTGAAGCTCGACGAATTTCCCAAAAGCGAACATATCTGGCGACAGAACACGATGAAAGCATTAACATTTCAAGAAATTTCTTACcaaaattcttttattaagACGCTGTCGGTTGCCTGCGATTGCATTCGGAAATCATTTGTACCCCAGTTTTTGAATGCGCCTGTTTTATGAACTTGAGAAACAGCTCAATGTGCAAGCAAACTCTTTCGTTATAATCTATTGTTAACCGTTGTTTGTTAAGTAAATGTCATTTTGGATAAACATCTTACTACCAATTTAATTAACGCCATGGTTGCTTATGTGGAATATGGTTTCAATGGTGATCTTGGAAAAAAATTGGAGCAGTGAGATTGTTATAGACTCAAAGCGTTTTGTCAATCTGTAGTCTCAGTCTTATGACTGAGGTATAGGTATTTTTGGGTACCATAACGGAgcggcgttctaagctgtccaagtgagatcttTGTTAGGATCGACCTCTTGTCCTTACCTAACCTAGTGAGGACTTTTGAGTTTACGGAAGGTCGTTCTATGCAGTCCAAGTGAGATCTTTGTTAGGATCGACTGCTATCCTTACCTAACCCAGTGAGGACTTTTGAGGTTACGGAACGGCGTTCTAAGCAGCAGCAAGTGAAATCTTTGCTAGAATCGACCGCTAACCTTACTTAACTTAGTGAGGTTTTTTGAGCTTGTGTGACCCAAATATTACGTCGTTGATTCGGAATATTTATTCATCACAGGTTCTTCGAAGTTAATCAACGATTTTGCATAAGATCGTGCTAGAGAATCGATACATTTACTAACCGCTACCTGAACAAAGGCATTTCGGCTTCTGAATTTTTCCTAGCAATCTTTCATACTCATCTCTTATGCGGATTTACTACTCCAGCCATGGTTTATGACCGAAGTCTTCGCACTGTAGACCAAGTGCAAAGGAAAATGACAAAGCGCATGGCAAGGTATTACGGCTATCAGGGAAATTTGAAGGGTTGAAGGGTTATGAAAGGTGGAAATTTGAATACGTAAATTCACATGACGATTGCTTTCTCGTCGCCCTGCCGCACGAACGTCGTAAAACGTAAGTGAAAAATAAACTGATGAAAGGGGAACGCTTGGGATAAATGGCGACAGAGCCGGGGAGGCGACACACTGCTGCCGGCATGCGTGTGCGTAGGGAAATCGTAACGGAAAACCGTAAATCATACATAGTCTTCACCATTTACATTTTATGGACGGTTGGCAGCGTGTTCAGCTGCTCCAACCTCACATACAAACGTACTTACACTTATTTCAGTGCAGGACTTGCTACTtacttactattttttcttacataaaagCCAGCATTtgcacacgtacatatgtatatgcgtggtTCTATTTTCGCCGTGCGAGTGTGAAAGTCTAAATCCGGCACCGCGCCACATATCACACATTCAGTGGGCGGGAAGTGGCAAGTGTCGATTTTATGGTACGTTTTATGGCGCGAAAAACTAGTGAATATCAACAAATTCGTAAAATAGTAAAGCATAAAGCGGTAAAAAGCCGAAGTGCTTGAGGGGCGAATGGCGGGCAACACAcccacatgtgtatgtatgcgagtGTAAGTATTTTCTGTGAATGCCTTTCGCATTATTCGCACGCCATTACAACGCCAACGCAAGCTGCTGATAAGCGTGTTCATTTTCGAGTTTTGCCGACTTTTCCTCAATCAAAAGTGCTGTAAAAGTGGATTTTTATTGAATGCGGCGAGGTGTGGCGTGCAAATCACAATTTTCAACGCAACAACTGCCATGGCAATTAGACGAAATGCCAATTTGGTgaaattcaatttttcaatttgttttcaatttctcaGAAGTGGCATGTGGAGCCGAGTGGCTGCCGCTACTGTCTTGCTCGCTCGCTCGGAGCGTGTAAAATCGAGTGTTGGCAAACATTTTGGCACCTTCtataccaacacacacacacatatttacacagCTTGACATGCTGCATGTGTATTTGAATATAGTAGTGTAAGTAGTGCTGTGTATGTGTGGCATAGCTGCAAAGAGGCACTTAAAGTATAACTAACGCGCCTAACAATAGCTCGAAACACACGGCTGTGCAACCGCTGCGACCACTTTTGCTACTGTTGCATTCACCAACGTGAGCGAGCTGGCTGTCGGTAGCACCGCTGCGACCACTGACTGCGTAACAAAAACACAGCTGACCACGTGTTATGCCGCTGCTTACCACAACCAAGTTACTCTGCGTTTTGCGGCATAAAGCAGTGACAAAGAGCCCGAGCACGACTTCTTCAAGCATTCGTGTGATTGAGCGCATAAATCACTATATTTTTTGCTagagatttttatatataacagTTCTAATTTCCAAAAATCCTTTTCGGGTAtcgaatttaatatttctcGTATAGGACCTGAAAGATCGAGAAATTTGGAGGTATGTCTACACGAAGTTTTGGGGTTTAGGTATAATATTCAGGTCGTACAGGTCTGCAAGAGTTAAAGGATCGCCGGAATTTTCATGGCAGATATTCGCTCGGCGATTTTCCAATATCTCCCGAAGAGTGATCGATATTCACACACCTCCAGTTAGTATTCTATGTATGAACAGGATAATTGCATTTGCGTACTTTATTGAAAATCCTCAAATGCATATTTCTCCACCGTCGGTTTTGAGcaattttcattacgcatgcgCATTTGCATGTCAAGGAGTCATAGAAAGCATTACATTGCCATTATGTGACGGCAACAAGCCGTAAAATAGCTAACTGCTGACGATAAGTTGCATGTAGTGGCGCCTTTGTAGTGTTTCCTTTTCAATCTTTGGACGGAAAAAATAATTGGTACAATCGATGGGCGTAAATAAAGGAATTATGAGTTACAGTAGGGTTATAGCagattataccctgaacaggctaTATAAAGTTTGTAACTTTTAGACGGAAACGTCGGATATCcgataaaatatatacataaaacatCAGTATGACCATCTGAGTCGATtcagccatgtccatctgtctgtccgtacgcccactttttcgtccatctgcctgtatatacgcgTACTAGTCGCTAAGTTTTGGAgacatcgatctgaaattttgcacacttcgTTTTCTTCCCAAGAAACGGCTCATTTGTCCGAAATGAAGTCGGACCATTATAgtatataatttgtatgcttGAATGGAAAACATCTTCATTATAAGAGATATCTTTAAAATTTCGATTGGATTATTATCTAATGTGGTACTACAATCTCCCTAAAATGGTTCAgttcggactactatagcatataggcAGCATAAAACTGAAGAattggaatcaagtgcttgtaattTTTGGAATCTTCTGTAATTATGAGgggtattaaagcttcggtgcaaccgaaattaGCGTTTTTTGTGTCTTTTGTTCGAATTAAACATTTATCAATGAATTTTATTCAGACCGAAGAGAACCAAGAAGAAATTCCTTGACTTTGGAAGCCAGTTTTATTACTCAActgattttttgaaacaaaaatttgcatttcagaaaatatccataatatATACTTTGTGGAATAACTAATAAAGTGTATTTGCCTTGCATATGTTTGCCACGTTGCCACGCCCACGCATGCAAGTCGCGTTGCAATTCCACATTAGAATgagtgcaaaaacaaatacgCTCTGAAATAATGACAAACGAAGTGCTGACATCGATTCATATCTTCAAAGTGCGGTAAGCGAAACGCCGACGGACGGCTCGTGTAACAAGCTGAGTGCCGCCGTTACGAGACCGGGCGGGCGGACGGCCAGGCGTTTACGCTTGGCATGTGTGACGAAAGTGCACCCACATTTTGGCCAAGAACAAAGGGCTACAATTTGCCGAGTGGGAACGAAGCAAGCAGCTAATGAGTGACCCGCTGAGCGATGTGACAACAAGTCAACTTTGCTTCAGACCATAAACGGCTAGGCGTCTGTATGTGTGCGTGGTTCTGGTAGGCAAAATGTGTGCGCATTGTCGGCGTCCTGTTCGTAATTAAAGAGCAAAGGATATTTGCGAAAACGGAActaacaacggcaacaacaacaacaacaaccacatgaCACAAATACTAAAAGTACTCGGCTTACTATAATACATGACTGCgtttgcaacatgcaacatgaaCGTGCGTCAAAATCAGGCGCGGATCCGCGGAGGGGGCACAACGGAGAGTAGTTAAAAGTAATGCAATATTTTCATCATAGGTGACACACCGCAAAGAAAAGGACTTTGAGTTCCAAGTACAAAATTGTATAGTTCCCCACCCACCCCGAAATTCTGCTCTGAATCCGCCCCTGgtcaaaattttgttattgttgttattttttggaaaaattttgcagtaTAGGTTAGAGTCTGATTTTGGGAATATCAAGGATAATATTGGACTTCTAAATTGtgcttttttctaaaatttttgaggagaaaattcaaaatttcaaaaaagtaccGTTATACCTAAAGCTAAGAGGCTGAAAGCTTCCTGTTGGCTAACCATGTATGCGCAACTAAGTTCTCGATATTTTCAAGATTAACACTTCTATGTTGCATAATTATACCAAAGCACTTAAAATGCAGTTTTTACATTTCCAAGCCGCTACTAGAACTTAGAGGAAAACACACAATGCTTTACTTTGATAATTCAATTCGGACTCACCTCCCCGTTTTGGTGATTATCATCTCTGTGCCCAATTCGTGGAACTTGTCCCACAGTTCCTTCGTCTCCAGGTGACACTGCACCGGCAGCAGCTCATCACAGTTGCAGGAGCCAACAATTTTCGGTGCAGACTGtcaacaaaataaaagcaaattagTCGCGTATGGTTCCGGGGGCTTAGGAGTGGGTTGTGCTGACTTTGCGTTTTACCTGCGCGGGCTCCGGCGACAGGCGATCCTCGTCGTTCGCGGTGGAGCTGTTGGGGCTCTGCGGTGAAGCACGCCCCCGACTGCTGCTACGcctcgtttgttgttgttgtacaccgGTGCTATCACCGTTACTAACACTGGCGCTATGCTGACTGTGGTGCGTATGCCGTTGTAGTTTGTGGTGCGCCTGTGGCAGGTGCTGTTGCTGCAACTGATGGCGGTGATGGGCACGCATTGCGCGCCCCGACGGCGACTCGGAGTCGCTACAGTCGACCACATCAACATCCACATCGACGTCATCGTCTGGCTCGGGATAGGGTTCCACCGAAAGTGGACCTATGTTTGGAGAAGGATTAAAGAAAaacttattttggtttttgtaaaatgctgctaattattataaaattataaaggcAAATATTGGCGAAATGCTGCAAGCGAAAAAGTGTGTAAGTGTATCCCTGGCTGACACCTCGATTAGGTTTATGGGGGCGAGGTCTGTCAACAACGTGGCGCTCCGCACTCTGACTCCAGCGCGTACAATTCGCTGGCTGTCAAAAGCTACACGCAGACGTGACAGCCAGAACGGCCCCTCTGTTATCGCAATTGCCTCTTTGGGCGGCTACGCACACacctatgtacataaatacagaTGTAGgaatgtgtatatttgtatgtaaatttgaaaatggtTATTGTGGATATTGGTGCGTTGCAACCAGAATGCACTCCCTGCCACTAATGAGACACAATTAAGTTGGCGTCTGTtatgacagcaacaacaatatgcaaCTGCAACCGTATTTTGCATGTACTCGGAGTGAGTGAATGCGGCATGCCCCCAGTGCGTAATTGGCGCCGCGCAGATGCATATTTCAGATATGaaattcaattatttgttttatgaaattatttcatGCAAATGACTTGACCAATTGGCTCCGAAACAATTTGCGGCCACATTCACACATATTCACGCGTATATATTCATACACTGTGCacattttgcatttattattattactcctttttttgcttataaataatataaacaatttagGAAATTCGTCGAATGCGCtgcattttttgcttttctggTTGAcattgattttattgaaaatgtgaTGCGACAATTATCGGGTAATCAAGTTCACGCATTTCCGTCATTTGTATACTCATtagcattaaaatatttgcatttgcttgcatttttgtATTGTGAACTAATAATCAGGATTTCAATGAATCCTGAAAACGAATTATCGACTTTGTCGAGTTTTCCAATTAATTTTCGATTTCTGCCTAATTTGACAAAGAAATTATTGCTCctctcattaaataaaaatgtattttagcaAGTAGCTCCCGATGCTTATATCTCTTGCAACATATCGAAGTTTACTTTACAACTGATTTTCCGAAAATTTGATGAGCattggtaaaaaattattttatttagtgcTCTATAAGCCGAATATgggttttttaagaaaattttaactttcaacaatttttataaaaaaagagcTTTTTCAAAGAGCTAAAgagtttctaaaaatatttcaaatcaagTTTAGTAGTTCCGTAAGTATGTGCATAGTAAAACCAAACTTTCTGAGCTTAAAACCTAAGTTTTGAAGATAATAGGCAAGTGGGTCTTATAAAATGTTTCAACTAGCACTTTAAACGGTAGATGTTAACACAAGTTTCAGTAGTGATTTTTCTCACTTATCATGTATTTCCCccttttttgaaaacttttctctTCGGTCCAAAACTGTTTATTATTATAGAAGGGAAACGTGTTTTTTAGAAAGATAGATACTAATAAGAAATACAAGTACAtatcatctaaaatgcaaaataacgtaattcTACTCTTCGCTtcacttttcataattttacaggCGAAATAAAAACGATATGGAAactactcatattgaaacaaaattgagtttaaaaaaatacagtgtGTTAGCTT
Proteins encoded in this region:
- the LOC120769186 gene encoding T-box protein H15-like isoform X3, with amino-acid sequence MLLSNSSSEAQQQQQTASAPSPQTQFRQQKLHDNQHHQSQQVPKPASASTKSTPTTAAAAVAAAAAAATLLLNQSGVFATTADAATRTATATTNIINGNSCVGATDFSIAAIMARGANASSREPSERSLSPLSVEPYPEPDDDVDVDVDVVDCSDSESPSGRAMRAHHRHQLQQQHLPQAHHKLQRHTHHSQHSASVSNGDSTGVQQQQTRRSSSRGRASPQSPNSSTANDEDRLSPEPAQVKRKSAPKIVGSCNCDELLPVQCHLETKELWDKFHELGTEMIITKTGRRMFPTVRVSFSGPLRQIQPPDRYAVVLDVVPMDSRRYRYAYHRSSWLVAGKADPPPPARLYPHPDCPISVEALRKQVVSFEKVKLTNNEMDKNGQIVLNSMHRYQPRIHLVRLAHGQNIPTNPKDLQELDHKTFVFPETVFTAVTAYQNQLITKLKIDSNPFAKGFRDSSRLTDFDRDPMDSFLLEQHLRSPLRFFPDPLMAQLSPQEADAASLAFLEKARQHLQMFGRSPYTEMLLPQLYQRPPVLNAFNIGMWQQQWPQLTAGFIASANQQAVAAQAAAAAAAAANACRTPPPPPPSSIMVGIAPPPPATTPSSSGSASPDMRIRHFQRYSPYQVPHPQQQQQQVPQQQPPITRSPPL